One segment of Streptomyces sp. YIM 121038 DNA contains the following:
- a CDS encoding helix-turn-helix domain-containing protein gives MAADQRPLSEVAFLTVAEVAAVMRVSKMTVYRLVHSGHLPAIRVGRSFRVPENAVHEYLRDSYVGVETA, from the coding sequence ATGGCTGCTGACCAGAGGCCTCTCAGCGAGGTTGCGTTCCTGACCGTGGCGGAGGTCGCCGCGGTGATGCGAGTCTCGAAGATGACCGTGTACCGGCTGGTGCACAGCGGTCATCTGCCCGCAATCCGGGTCGGAAGGTCCTTCCGAGTGCCCGAGAACGCGGTTCACGAGTACCTTCGCGACTCATACGTGGGGGTGGAGACAGCCTGA
- a CDS encoding AURKAIP1/COX24 domain-containing protein, translating to MGSVIKKRRKRMAKKKHRKLLKRTRVQRRNKK from the coding sequence GTGGGCTCTGTTATCAAGAAGCGGCGTAAGCGGATGGCCAAGAAGAAGCACCGCAAGCTGCTGAAGCGCACGCGCGTTCAGCGCCGCAACAAGAAGTAA
- a CDS encoding NAD-dependent epimerase/dehydratase family protein, which yields MGKVVLVTGVARQLGGRFVRRVQRDPEVERVVAVDAIPPEHHLGGADFVQADIRQPTITRVLAEHAVDTVVHMDVTGTALAGGSRGSVKETNVIGTMQLLGACQKSPTVKRLVVKSSTNVYGSAPRDPAVFTETTPPKSLPSGGFAKDTVEVEGYVRGFARRRPDVAVCVLRFANILGPAADSPLAEYFSLPVLPTVFGYDPRLQFVHEDDVIEVLRLASHEPARSTLNSGTFNIAGDGLLLLSQCARRLGRPTLPVLLPAVTWVGTALRTLGVTDFSREQIRLLTHGRVVATRQMRETLGFKPKYTTAETFADFVRGRGPGLLPPDALAAAVDRVAALPFAGGGTERGAPVGAGREADDSAHHSAN from the coding sequence TTGGGCAAGGTCGTGCTCGTGACCGGGGTGGCCCGGCAGCTAGGCGGCAGGTTCGTCCGGCGCGTTCAGCGCGACCCCGAGGTCGAGCGGGTGGTCGCCGTGGACGCGATCCCGCCCGAGCACCATCTGGGCGGCGCCGACTTCGTGCAGGCCGACATCCGGCAGCCGACGATCACCCGGGTGCTCGCCGAGCACGCCGTGGACACGGTCGTGCACATGGACGTCACGGGCACCGCGCTCGCCGGCGGCAGCCGCGGCTCGGTCAAGGAGACCAACGTCATCGGCACCATGCAGCTGCTCGGCGCCTGCCAGAAGTCGCCGACGGTCAAGCGCCTGGTGGTGAAGTCGAGTACGAACGTGTACGGCTCGGCGCCGCGCGACCCGGCGGTCTTCACCGAGACCACGCCGCCCAAGTCGCTGCCGAGCGGCGGTTTCGCCAAGGACACCGTCGAGGTCGAGGGCTATGTGCGGGGCTTCGCGCGGCGCCGCCCGGACGTCGCGGTGTGCGTCCTGCGGTTCGCGAACATCCTCGGCCCGGCCGCGGACTCACCGCTCGCCGAGTACTTCTCGCTGCCGGTCCTGCCGACGGTCTTCGGCTACGACCCGCGCCTGCAGTTCGTCCACGAGGACGACGTGATCGAGGTGCTGCGGCTCGCCTCGCACGAACCGGCGCGGTCCACCCTCAACAGCGGCACCTTCAACATCGCGGGGGACGGTCTGCTGCTGCTCTCGCAGTGCGCGCGCCGTCTCGGCCGCCCGACGCTGCCGGTGCTGCTGCCCGCCGTCACCTGGGTGGGCACCGCGCTGCGCACGCTCGGCGTCACGGACTTCTCGCGCGAGCAGATCCGGCTGCTCACCCACGGCCGGGTCGTGGCGACACGGCAGATGCGCGAGACACTGGGGTTCAAGCCGAAGTACACGACCGCGGAGACCTTCGCGGACTTCGTACGCGGCCGGGGTCCCGGGCTGCTGCCTCCGGACGCGCTCGCGGCGGCCGTCGACCGGGTCGCGGCACTGCCGTTCGCGGGCGGCGGTACGGAGCGCGGCGCCCCCGTGGGCGCCGGACGCGAAGCCGACGACAGTGCCCACCACAGCGCCAACTGA
- a CDS encoding lysophospholipid acyltransferase family protein, with amino-acid sequence MADAKVIPFDDDRSRGAGQRPPRRRTTVSRRKGDAAKVREVKAVPTGRDGDVPAVEEAEPGAAGGAAPEPSGRRPRRVALPRAGVSRAGAASAEEQEAAAPHAPEPRGGGGGGWDRRIAGGLAFLRRRLTGDYEVDEFGYDAELTDQVLMSLLRPVYDKYFRVEVKGIENVPGDGGALIVANHSGTLPWDGLMMQVAVHDHHPQQRHLRLLAADLVFMLPVVNELARKAGHTLACAEDAGALLERGELVGVMPEGFKGIGKPFGERYKLQRFGRGGFVSTALRTGSPIVPCSIVGAEEIYPMVGNAKTVARVLGIPYFPLTPTFPWLGPLGMVPLPTKWTIQFGEPIPTDGYPPEAAEDPMLMFNLTDQVREQIQHTLYKLLVQRRSVFF; translated from the coding sequence ATGGCGGACGCCAAGGTCATTCCGTTCGACGACGACCGGTCGCGTGGGGCCGGCCAGCGGCCGCCGCGCCGCCGGACCACCGTGTCGCGCCGCAAGGGCGACGCGGCGAAGGTGCGCGAGGTCAAGGCGGTGCCGACCGGGCGGGACGGTGACGTCCCGGCGGTCGAGGAGGCGGAGCCGGGGGCCGCGGGCGGGGCCGCCCCCGAGCCGTCGGGGCGGCGGCCGCGGCGGGTCGCCCTGCCCCGCGCCGGGGTCTCCCGCGCCGGTGCCGCCTCCGCCGAGGAGCAGGAAGCGGCGGCGCCCCACGCGCCCGAGCCGCGCGGTGGCGGCGGGGGCGGCTGGGACCGGCGGATCGCCGGCGGCCTGGCCTTCCTGCGGCGGCGGCTCACGGGGGACTACGAGGTCGACGAGTTCGGGTACGACGCGGAGCTCACCGACCAGGTGCTGATGTCGCTGCTCAGGCCGGTCTACGACAAGTACTTCCGGGTCGAGGTCAAGGGCATCGAGAACGTGCCCGGTGACGGCGGCGCCCTGATCGTCGCCAACCACTCGGGGACGCTGCCGTGGGACGGCCTGATGATGCAGGTCGCCGTGCACGACCACCATCCGCAGCAGCGGCATCTGCGGCTGCTCGCGGCCGACTTGGTGTTCATGCTGCCGGTGGTGAACGAGCTGGCGCGCAAGGCCGGGCACACCTTGGCCTGCGCGGAGGACGCGGGGGCGCTCCTGGAGCGGGGGGAGCTCGTCGGGGTGATGCCCGAGGGGTTCAAGGGGATCGGGAAGCCCTTCGGGGAGCGGTACAAGTTGCAGCGGTTCGGGCGGGGCGGCTTCGTGTCCACGGCGCTGCGGACCGGGTCGCCGATCGTGCCGTGCTCCATCGTGGGGGCGGAGGAGATCTACCCGATGGTGGGCAACGCGAAGACGGTCGCCCGGGTGTTGGGCATTCCCTACTTTCCGCTGACTCCCACGTTTCCTTGGCTGGGGCCTTTGGGAATGGTGCCGCTGCCCACGAAGTGGACCATTCAGTTCGGGGAGCCGATTCCCACGGACGGGTATCCGCCGGAGGCCGCCGAGGATCCGATGCTGATGTTCAACCTCACGGATCAGGTGCGGGAGCAGATTCAGCACACGCTGTACAAGTTGTTGGTGCAGCGGAGGTCGGTGTTCTTCTGA